The Acinetobacter defluvii genome includes a region encoding these proteins:
- a CDS encoding Do family serine endopeptidase gives MKNGFIQKGMYAAVFTVAATQVQAQAPVDFSNLVEQVSPAVVSVNVVKKMTQEELLQQQVPEILKRFFGNQIIIPQQQIPQEKTGYGSAFFISKDGYLVTNHHVVEDASKVTIVLNDRREIDAKVIGSDERTDIALLKVEGANFPSLSTGNVDQLKVGQPVLAIGSPFGFDYSASAGIVSAKSRNMMGETSVPFIQTDVALNPGNSGGPLFNQQGQVVGVNSRIFSGTGGYMGLSFSIPIDVAMDVVSQLKTNGKVTRSYLGVMLQDIDRNLAEAYKLDKPEGSLITQVAAGSPADKAGFRAGDVIMKYNGSPISRTSELLNYLNRTQPKQTVQLEVLRDDKAKVITATLTTAPDDTPAKSENAVTSAKKKGPTLGVAIRALNEVEKSRLGVKGGVLIQDVTRGGLAAQSRLLAGDIVTQINSKPILNANDFVEAVSELKANTVARVAIIREGQHAMLGLRIQ, from the coding sequence ATGAAAAATGGCTTTATACAAAAAGGAATGTATGCGGCTGTATTTACAGTTGCAGCAACACAAGTACAAGCACAAGCACCTGTTGATTTCTCAAACTTGGTGGAACAAGTTAGCCCTGCTGTCGTCAGCGTTAATGTTGTAAAAAAGATGACGCAGGAAGAATTATTACAACAACAAGTTCCTGAGATCTTAAAACGTTTTTTTGGTAATCAAATTATTATTCCCCAACAACAAATTCCCCAAGAAAAAACTGGCTATGGCAGTGCCTTTTTCATCAGCAAAGATGGTTATTTAGTAACTAACCACCATGTAGTCGAAGATGCTTCAAAAGTAACTATTGTGCTGAATGATCGTCGTGAAATTGATGCCAAAGTAATCGGCAGTGATGAGCGTACAGACATTGCACTATTGAAAGTAGAGGGGGCGAATTTTCCTTCATTAAGCACAGGCAATGTTGATCAACTCAAAGTGGGGCAACCCGTACTAGCAATTGGTTCACCATTCGGCTTTGATTACTCAGCATCGGCAGGGATTGTCAGCGCTAAATCACGTAATATGATGGGTGAAACGTCAGTACCATTTATTCAAACCGATGTAGCTTTAAATCCAGGCAACTCAGGAGGTCCACTGTTTAACCAGCAAGGACAGGTGGTAGGCGTTAACTCACGGATTTTTAGTGGTACAGGCGGTTATATGGGCTTGTCATTCTCCATCCCAATCGATGTGGCAATGGATGTGGTCAGCCAGTTGAAAACTAATGGTAAAGTGACGCGTTCATATTTGGGCGTGATGCTACAAGATATTGACCGTAATTTAGCAGAAGCTTATAAACTAGATAAACCAGAAGGCTCTTTGATTACTCAAGTTGCAGCAGGTTCACCTGCAGACAAAGCTGGTTTTAGAGCGGGTGATGTGATCATGAAATACAATGGTTCACCAATTTCACGTACTAGTGAGTTGTTGAACTATCTCAACCGCACACAGCCAAAACAAACGGTACAGCTCGAAGTTTTACGTGATGATAAAGCCAAAGTCATTACAGCAACTTTAACTACTGCACCAGACGACACCCCGGCAAAAAGTGAAAATGCCGTTACATCTGCTAAGAAAAAAGGACCGACACTTGGGGTAGCTATTCGCGCATTAAACGAAGTTGAAAAATCTCGTTTAGGTGTGAAAGGTGGGGTCTTGATTCAGGATGTGACACGTGGCGGTTTGGCAGCACAATCTCGTCTTCTTGCAGGAGATATTGTGACACAAATCAATTCTAAACCAATTTTAAATGCCAATGATTTTGTTGAAGCGGTATCAGAGCTCAAAGCGAATACCGTTGCGCGCGTGGCAATTATCCGTGAAGGACAACATGCTATGTTAGGTTTACGCATCCAATAA
- a CDS encoding PaaI family thioesterase yields MKSSKQEIIDFLTVHFPPSLEKCEIEEVTECGATLIWHVSGTDIRPGGTISGPTMMTLADFALYVAILGEIGIVGLAVTTNLNINFLRKPSGGVDLRGVCKLMKVGQALIVGEVWIYSIDQEQPVAHVTGTYSIPPKR; encoded by the coding sequence ATGAAAAGTAGCAAACAGGAAATTATTGATTTTTTAACCGTACATTTTCCACCGAGTTTAGAAAAATGTGAAATTGAAGAGGTGACTGAATGCGGTGCAACTTTGATTTGGCACGTGAGTGGCACAGATATTCGTCCAGGTGGAACCATTTCAGGACCTACTATGATGACACTGGCTGATTTTGCTTTATATGTCGCAATCTTAGGGGAAATAGGCATTGTAGGTTTAGCAGTCACCACCAATTTAAATATTAATTTCTTGCGTAAACCATCAGGTGGTGTGGACTTACGTGGTGTCTGTAAATTGATGAAAGTGGGGCAAGCTTTGATTGTAGGTGAAGTTTGGATCTATTCCATTGATCAAGAGCAACCTGTGGCACATGTCACAGGCACTTATTCCATTCCTCCAAAAAGATAA